The following is a genomic window from Micromonospora cathayae.
GGGATCAACCTGCAGAGCGGCGCGGTCACCGGCATCGCCAGCGTGCTGGTCTTCGGCGCGGCCACCGACTACGCCCTGCTGCTCATCGCCCGCTACCGGGAGGAACTACGCCGCGAGTCCGACCGGTTCGCCGCGATGCGGGCCGCGCTGCGCCGGACCGCCGAACCCATCCTGGCCAGCGGCGGCACCGTCGTCCTCGGTGTGCTCACCCTGCTGCTGTCCGAGCAGGAGATCAACCGGGCGCTCGCGGTCGCCTGCGCCACCGGCGTGGTCTTCGCCATGTTCTCCGCGCTGTTCGTCCTGCCCGCCGCCCTGGTGCTGTTCGGGCGGGGACTGTTCTGGCCGTTCGTGCCCCGGGTCGGCTCACCGGCACGCGAGGGACGCGTCTGGGGCCGGCTCGGCGCGATCGTGGTCCGCCGTCCGGTGCCGGTCGCGGCCCTGTCCGTGCTGCTGCTGGCCGGGCTGGCCCTCGGCGGACTCGGCATCCGCACCGGGCTGTCCGAGACCGAGCAGTTCCGGGTCGAACCGGAGGCGGTCGCCGGCGCGCAGACCCTCGCCCGTGCCTTCCCCGCCGGCACCACCCAGCCGGTCGCCGTGCTCACCACCCCGTCGGCGGTACCGGCGGTCACCGCCGCCGCCGAGGCCGTACCCGGGGTCGCCTCGGTCCGCCCCGGCGACGCCGGTCAGGACGTCGCCCAGGTCGACGTGATCCTCGAGGACGAACCCGGCACCCCCGCCTCCGACCGGACCGTCGCGGCGCTGCGCGAGGCGGTCGCCGCGGTACCCGACTCGGCCCCACCCGCCGTCGACGGGGTGGACGCGTTCACCGGGGCGGTGGTCGGCGGCAGCGTCGCCGCCACCTACGACACCGACGAGGCCAACGGCCGGGACCTGCGGCTGATCCTGCCGATCATCCTGCTGCTCGTGCTCGGCGTGCTGGTGGCGCTGCTGCGCGGCCTGGTCGCGCCGGTGCTGCTGGTGCTCACCGTGGTGGCGTCGTTCTTCGCCAGCCTCGGCGCGGCCTGGCTGCTCTTCGACCACGTGCTCGGCTTCCCGGCCCTGGACAGCGGGGTCGCGCTGCTCGCCTTCGTGTTCCTGGTCGCCCTCGGCGTGGACTACAACATCTTCCTGGTCACCCGGGCCCGCGAGGACGCCCGGACCGCCGGCACCCGGGACGGGATGCTCTCCGCGCTGCGGGTCACCGGCGGTGTCATCACCAGCGCCGGCGTGCTGCTCGCCGCGGTCTTCGCCGTGCTCGGCGTGCTGCCGCTGATCCTGCTCACCCAGATCGGGATCATCGTCTGCATCGGTGTGCTGCTGGACACCCTGCTGGTGCGGACCGTGCTGGTGCCGGCGCTGGCGTTCCTGCTCGGCGACCGCTTCTGGTGGCCGGGCCGGATCACGCCCGCGCCGGCCGAGGACACGCCCACCGAGCGGGAGCCGGTGCCCGCCGGACAGTAGACCGGTCCGGTGGCCGGTGGGCGGCGGGATCCCGCCCACCGGCCACGGCCGGCTCACACCCCGAGCCGGGCCCAGTCGCCCCAGATCGCGAAGGTCATCCCCCGGCTGGCCTGGATGTTGACGAACAGGGTCCGTCCGTCCGGGCTGAACGTCGACCCGGCGAACTCGTCGTTCGACCGGTCCGCGCCGGTGCTGCTGCGCAGCCGGTTCAGCGCGATGTCGAACAGCTCACCGCGCGGGGTCAGCCCCCGGATGAAGTTGTCCGCCGAGTTGTCCTCGCACACCACCAGGGTGCCGCGCGGGCTGGTGGTGACGTTGTCCGGGAAGTCCAGCACGTCCGGGCCGGGCGACTCGTACACCAGGCGCAGCACCCGCGCCCGGCAGTCGTACGCCCACACCTGGCCGTGCCCGTTGCCGTAGCCGTCGGCGACCGGCCCGGTCGACGTCTCCGCCGGCCCACCGCCCTGGGTGGCGGTGAAGTACACCACCCCGTCGTCGTACGCGGCGCCCTCCAGCCGGGAGAAGTACGCCGCGCCCTGCGACCAGCCCTGCCGCCCGACGTACGTCAGGGCGGTGTCGTTGCTGGTCGGCGCGGTCTCGCCCGGCGTGTACGGGAACGTCGGCGCCGGGTCGTCGATGTCGACCCACTGCACCGGGTAGGTGGCGTGCCGCCGCTGCCCGGCGGCCAGGTCCAGGTTGGGCCGTCCGCGTACCGCCAGCATCTGCAACCGGCCGCCGTCGGCCAGCCGCCCGGTCTTCATCGGATCCTTCGGCGGGGTGTACCGGTAGAACCCGGACGGGAAACCGAAGTTGTCCTCGGTGAGATAGAGGTGCCCGCCACGCGGGTCGTACGCCACCGACTCGTGCGCGAACCGGCCGGCGTGGGTGACCGGCTGCCGGTCGGAGTGCCCGTCGGCGGGCACCTCGAACACGTACCCGTGCGGCTTGGTCAGCGGCACGTTCGACGCGCCGGTGAAGTCGGGGCCGACGTCCGGCCCGTTGACCGTCTCCTCGCAGGTGATCCAGCTGCCCCACGGCATCCGCCCGCCGGAGCAGTTCATCATGGTGCCGTTGAGGCTGGTCCAGGCGCGCCGCACCTCGCCGGTGCGGGTCACCTCGACGGTGGTGGTGCCGCCCTGCGCCATCGGGTCGTACGCCCGCGCGGCGTCCCCGAACGCCGGACCCGGGTTGTTGACCTCATGGTTGCGGACCAGCCGCACGGTGCCCCCGGGGCCCGGGAACGCGCCCATGCCGTCGTGCCGGCCGGGCAGCAGCGTGCCGTCGTCGAGCACCACCGGGGACTCGGTGTCGTGGAACGACCGGTACCCGAACCCGTCGGGCAGCCACAGCCGCACCGCGCCGTCACGCAGGTCGGGCACCGGCTTCAGGGCGGGCCGGGGACGGGGACGGTGGCCGGCCGCGCCGGCCGCGTCGCGGGCCACGAAACCGAGGAACGGTCCACCGAGGACGGCGCCGCCGGCCACCGCGGCGGCACCGCGCAGCAGACCACGCCGGTTCACGTCAGACATGAGGGACTCCCTTGTCGCCACGGCCACCGGGGGAGGTGACCGACCACGTGATCCTCGTCAGAGAGATCGACGTTGGCAACCTCGGTCACCGGCGGTACCGGTGCCGGAACCCGCCGCCGGGCTCCGGGTGACCGGTCAGTAGTCCAGGCAGACGCACTCGGTCATCAGGGCCCGCACGTTACGCACGTACTGCGGGTTGGGCACCGCCAGCGGCTCGCCCTCCCGGGCCACCGCGTGGTGGCCGACGTTGTACGCGGCGATGACCGCGTTCAGCAGGCAGGAGTCCAGCTCGGCGGTGCACAGGTCGGCGTCGAGCCGGTAGTCGGCGTCGAAGTACATGTCGCCGATGTACTTGGTCAACCAGGCCAGGTAGGTGGCGCCCAGGTACGCGTTGTCCCGGTGGTCCCGGACGTCGTACGACTGACCGAACCGCTGGTTCATCCAGTCCGCGGTCGCCGGCATCACCTGCATCAGGCCGATACCCCCGTCGCAGGCGACGATGGTCGACTGCCAGCCGCTCTCCTGCCAGGCGGTGGCCTTCACCAGGTCCAGCGGGATGCGGATGTCCGGGGCCGACGTCGGCCAGTACGTCCGCGCCGCCGCGTCACCCAGCGCCGCCTTGACCTGGCTACGGCTGGCCTCGGTGCCGGAGTAGGTGGGCCGGCAGCCGCTCGGGGCCGGCTTCGGCGGGGGCGGCGGCACCTTCGTCTCGGTCGGGGGCTTCGGGGTGGCCCGGGGACCGGTGGTGCGTTTCGGGGTGGGTTTCGGCGTCGGTTTCCCCGACACCGACGGGCTGGCCGTCACCGTCGGCCCGCGGCCCATCGACTCCACCGCCGACGGCGTGGCCGCCGGGACCGGCGACCCGTCGACCGGTGGGACCAGCGGCAGGCCGGTCGACCCGGCGGCCAGGTCGTCGACCGGCACCTCCCCGCCGCCACAGCCGGCGGCCGAACCCGCCGCCAGCGCCCCGACGAGCAGCACCGCACCGATCCGACGCGCGAACGACGACCGCATCGCCCACCTCCCCCGTGACCCGACGACGCCGCACCCTAACAGGGATCGACCTGCCCGGTTGCCCCCTGCCGGAGCGGGCCGGCAGGGTCGGCCGGCGGGCTGCCGGCGTCGACCGGCGGCCCCGCACCCCGGTCGGAGCCAGGCCGGTCGGAGCCAGGGTCGTCCCGGCGGGCCTGCCGGACGGCGCGGTCCCGGGTGGCCCAGGCCACCACGAACACCACCGTCCAGAGCACCCCCAGCAGGATCGAGCCGACCGTCCCGCTGGCCGAGCTCAACCCCAGGTAGAGCCGGGCCAGCCCGACCCCGGCGACACCGACCGCGGCCGCCGTCCAGACCGCCACCGCCACCGGCCACCGGGTGCCCCGGGCCAGCAGCCAGGCCAGGGTGCAGAAACCGGCCGACACCACCGCGTTCTGGGTGGGGAAGAGCAGCCCGCCGGCCGGCCGGGTCACGTCGGCCACCACCGCCACCACCACCGGCGGGACGAACGCGCCCACCGTGCCCAGCAGACCCAGCAGGTCCGCCCGGCAGATCCGCCGCCGCCAGGCCAGCACCGCGGCGGCCAGGGCGACCACCGCGATCAGCACCGGGCCGCGCAGCACCGACACCACGGCGAGCGTCACGTCCACCGCCCCCGGGGTGCGCCGGGACGCGAACCACTGCGCGATCGCCGTGTCCACCACGGCCAGCCCGCTGTGCCGGACCACCAGCCCGAGCAGCCAGGCCATGGCGAACCCGGCCCCGAACAGCAACGCCAACCCCACGGTGAGGTTGAGCAGCAGCGTCCAGGTCGGGCCGATCCGGGTGCCGAGCAGGAACAGCAGCACCCCGTACCGGCGGCTCACCCAGCTCAGCGGGGGCACCGCCATCGCCCGGTCGAACAGCGCCCGCACCGGATCGGGGTTCCGTCCCAGCCACCGCCCGGCCAGCACGATCACCAGCACGCAGCCGGCCAGCACCAGCACCGCCCCGGTGGCCCGGCCCAGGTACGCCGAGACCGTCTCGTACGACCCGCCGGCGAGGTAGCCGACCAGCACCGAACCGCCGACCCAGGTGACCACGCCGGCGACGTTCCACGGCAGGAACCTCGCGTACGGCATGCCCGCCGCCCCCGCCAGCCGGGGCACCAGGGTCCGGGCGAAGGCCACCCAGCGGGCCGCGCACACGCCCCGCCCACCCAGCCGGCCGAGCATCGCGTCGGCCCGGCCCCACCGCTCGGGCCCGACCCGGGCACCCCAGCGGGAGGCCCGCAGCCGGGGACCGTACCGCCGGCCGGACCGGAAGGCCAGCGCGTCCCCCAGCACCGCCGCCGCGACCATCAGCACCATCGCCGGCCCCAGCCGCAGGGTGCCGGTGAAGGAGAGGAAGCCCACCAGCAGCAGCGTCGCCTCACCCGGCGCGACCAGCCCCACCAGCAGGGCGGTTTCCCCGGCGACGACCAGCGCCGCGACCAGGTAGATCAGCTCGGCCGGCAGGTGCTGGAGCAGACTCACCAGATCGTGCACATCAGCCCCCGACACACGGGGGCCAGCATGCCAGGTCCCCTACCCAGTGTGACAGGAGTTTCACGGGAGATCCGGGCCGGCTCCGGGGTGACCCCGACGCCGCCCCTGATCCCGGGGGACGGGAGGATGGAGAGCATGCAGCTTCGCACCGACCTCCGCAACGTCGCCATCATCGCCCACGTCGACCACGGCAAGACCACCCTGGTCGACGCCATGTTGCGGCAGGCCGGCGCCTACGGCGCCCGCGGCGAGACGACCGAGCGGGTGATGGACTCGATGGACCTGGAACGGGAGAAGGGCATCACCATCCTGGCCAAGAACACCGGCGTGCGCTACCTGCCGGCGGACGGCTCCGACCCGGTCACCATCAACATCATCGACACCCCCGGGCACGCCGACTTCGGTGGCGAGGTCGAGCGCGGGCTGACCATGGTCGACGGGGTGGTGCTGCTCGTCGACGCCAGCGAGGGCCCGCTGCCGCAGACCCGCTTCGTGCTGCGCAAGGCGCTGAAGGCCCGGATGCCCATCATCCTCGTGATCAACAAGGTGGACCGTCCGGACGCCCGGATCAAGGACGTCGTCGACGACACGTACGAACTCTTCCTCGACCTGGACGCCGACGAGGAGCAGATCGACTTCCCGATCGTCTACGCCTGCGCCCGCGACGGCATCGCCTCCCTCACCCAGCCCGCCGACGGCGCGGTCCCCGAGGACAGCACCTCCCTGGAGCCGCTGTTCCGTACCCTGCTCGACACCATCCCGCCGCCCGCGTACGACGAGGACGCGCCGCTGCAGGCGCACGTCACCAACCTCGACGCGTCGCCGTTCCTGGGCCGGCTCGCGCTGTGCCGGGTCCGGCAGGGCACCATCGCCAAGGGCCAGACCGTCGCCTGGTGCCGCACCGACGGCAGCACCTCGCGGGTCCGTATCTCCGAACTGCTGATGACCGAGGGCCTGGAACGCAAGCCGGCCGACTCCGCCGGGCCGGGCGACATCATCGCCGTCGCCGGCATCCCCGAGATCATGATCGGTGAGACCCTCGCCGACGCGGAGGACCC
Proteins encoded in this region:
- a CDS encoding MMPL family transporter yields the protein MSLFTRVARGRLAAWLTVVAAIVVGGVVFGLPKPDNPAPVSATGLSVEWQSTQVERLQEQLPSRDVQPAIVVVSRDDGAALTEADRATVGTAAGTLGRFAEGGQVSPPQVSPDGTVALLAVPFSTAGGQEVVAERVADLREALTDLPDPLQVEVTGAPAFTADLTRVFEGADVTLLAVTAGVVALLLLITYRSPFLWIVPLVIVAATEQLTLRAIDTIVPAVGINLQSGAVTGIASVLVFGAATDYALLLIARYREELRRESDRFAAMRAALRRTAEPILASGGTVVLGVLTLLLSEQEINRALAVACATGVVFAMFSALFVLPAALVLFGRGLFWPFVPRVGSPAREGRVWGRLGAIVVRRPVPVAALSVLLLAGLALGGLGIRTGLSETEQFRVEPEAVAGAQTLARAFPAGTTQPVAVLTTPSAVPAVTAAAEAVPGVASVRPGDAGQDVAQVDVILEDEPGTPASDRTVAALREAVAAVPDSAPPAVDGVDAFTGAVVGGSVAATYDTDEANGRDLRLILPIILLLVLGVLVALLRGLVAPVLLVLTVVASFFASLGAAWLLFDHVLGFPALDSGVALLAFVFLVALGVDYNIFLVTRAREDARTAGTRDGMLSALRVTGGVITSAGVLLAAVFAVLGVLPLILLTQIGIIVCIGVLLDTLLVRTVLVPALAFLLGDRFWWPGRITPAPAEDTPTEREPVPAGQ
- a CDS encoding PhoX family protein, which encodes MSDVNRRGLLRGAAAVAGGAVLGGPFLGFVARDAAGAAGHRPRPRPALKPVPDLRDGAVRLWLPDGFGYRSFHDTESPVVLDDGTLLPGRHDGMGAFPGPGGTVRLVRNHEVNNPGPAFGDAARAYDPMAQGGTTTVEVTRTGEVRRAWTSLNGTMMNCSGGRMPWGSWITCEETVNGPDVGPDFTGASNVPLTKPHGYVFEVPADGHSDRQPVTHAGRFAHESVAYDPRGGHLYLTEDNFGFPSGFYRYTPPKDPMKTGRLADGGRLQMLAVRGRPNLDLAAGQRRHATYPVQWVDIDDPAPTFPYTPGETAPTSNDTALTYVGRQGWSQGAAYFSRLEGAAYDDGVVYFTATQGGGPAETSTGPVADGYGNGHGQVWAYDCRARVLRLVYESPGPDVLDFPDNVTTSPRGTLVVCEDNSADNFIRGLTPRGELFDIALNRLRSSTGADRSNDEFAGSTFSPDGRTLFVNIQASRGMTFAIWGDWARLGV
- a CDS encoding lytic transglycosylase domain-containing protein; its protein translation is MRSSFARRIGAVLLVGALAAGSAAGCGGGEVPVDDLAAGSTGLPLVPPVDGSPVPAATPSAVESMGRGPTVTASPSVSGKPTPKPTPKRTTGPRATPKPPTETKVPPPPPKPAPSGCRPTYSGTEASRSQVKAALGDAAARTYWPTSAPDIRIPLDLVKATAWQESGWQSTIVACDGGIGLMQVMPATADWMNQRFGQSYDVRDHRDNAYLGATYLAWLTKYIGDMYFDADYRLDADLCTAELDSCLLNAVIAAYNVGHHAVAREGEPLAVPNPQYVRNVRALMTECVCLDY
- a CDS encoding DedA family protein, coding for MHDLVSLLQHLPAELIYLVAALVVAGETALLVGLVAPGEATLLLVGFLSFTGTLRLGPAMVLMVAAAVLGDALAFRSGRRYGPRLRASRWGARVGPERWGRADAMLGRLGGRGVCAARWVAFARTLVPRLAGAAGMPYARFLPWNVAGVVTWVGGSVLVGYLAGGSYETVSAYLGRATGAVLVLAGCVLVIVLAGRWLGRNPDPVRALFDRAMAVPPLSWVSRRYGVLLFLLGTRIGPTWTLLLNLTVGLALLFGAGFAMAWLLGLVVRHSGLAVVDTAIAQWFASRRTPGAVDVTLAVVSVLRGPVLIAVVALAAAVLAWRRRICRADLLGLLGTVGAFVPPVVVAVVADVTRPAGGLLFPTQNAVVSAGFCTLAWLLARGTRWPVAVAVWTAAAVGVAGVGLARLYLGLSSASGTVGSILLGVLWTVVFVVAWATRDRAVRQARRDDPGSDRPGSDRGAGPPVDAGSPPADPAGPLRQGATGQVDPC